The Thermithiobacillus tepidarius DSM 3134 genome includes the window CGCCTCGGCGACCGAAGCCGTTTCGGCGTCCAGACCGATCAGCTGCCGCGCCGGCTGGCCATCGACGATGCCCGGTGCAATCAGGTTGGCCATACCCAGCCCCACCAGCACCGCCAGCAGCGTGGTGCTCAGATAGTAGAGCAGGGTCTTGCCGCCCAGCCGGCCGAGGGAGGCACCGGAGCCGATGGAGGCGACGCCGGTGATCAGCGAGGCGACGATGAGCGGCACCACCAGCATCTTCAGCGCGTTCAGGAACAGCGTGCCGACGAAGTCGTAGATGGCGTAGGCGCTCACGCCCATCAGCGTGGCATCCGGGCCCGTCCAGGAACCCACGGCCACGGCGAGGGCCAGGGCGATGAGAATCTGCCAGTGCAGCTTTATTTTTGTCATGGCGCGTGAAATCCGGGCGATCGGCGGCTTGCATCTCGGCGTGTCGGGCTCTGTATAAACCGCCTGGCCCGTCAAGTGCAAGTCGGGATGGCACGGCAGCCGGCGTCGCGGCCGCATGGATCCCGACTGGCCAGCGCGCGAGTCAGCCCTTGAAACGCCGCACCACGGCGTTCAGCTCCATCGCCATGCGCAGCAGTCCGTCGCTGGCCGCCGCCATGCACTGCCCCCGACTGAAGTTGCTTTCCGCCACCACATTGATGTTGCTGATGTTGCGGCTGACCTCTGCGGCGACTGCGGATTGTTCCTCCACGGCGGCGGCGATGTGGCCGTTCATGTCGTTGATCCGGGCCACACCCTGCACAGCGAGGCACTGGCCTTGGCCGCGTGCGTGACGCTCTCCTGTGCCTGAGCGCGTACCCCCAGCCAGAATTGTCCCCGCTTCAGGGTATCCCACAGATCGGCGAACGCCTCGGGCGGCATGTCCGGATGGCGGACCAGATTGTGGCTCTTGTGCAGCAGCTCATCGGCGCTGAAGCCGCTGACGTCGATGAAGTCCTGGTTGGCGTAGGTGATGCAGCCCTTGAGGTCGGTGGTGGAGATCAGCTGGACGTGTTCGGGATAGCTCTGCTCGTGCCGGGTCACCGACAGGTTGACCTTCATTGACATCCCCCCTTTGCATTCTGCTTTAGCGTTGTTATGGAACCTTGAAGGCGCTCGGTTTTTCACTATGCGGAAAAGACAAGGCCACAATACGGTCAGCAGAATGCTTTCCCTATCCCACCAAGGTCCGATGGCGGAGGGGCGGGCAGGATTGCGGGGTCAGCAGGAGGGAGACAGAAGCAGGTCGGCAGCCGCGCGACAGCGTTGCCAAATGCCGGCTGTAAGCTACAGCTGCACGCGCAGGCCGTCGTAAGCCAGCTGCACGCCGGACGGCAGCCGGGAGTTCAGGTCGTCGTAGTCGATTTCGTGGGTCATGTGGGTGAAGTAGGTCCGCTCGGCACCGATGCGCTCGGCCAGCGCGAGCGCTTCTTCCACGTTCAGATGGGTCGGGTGCTCCCGGTAGCGCAGGCAGTCCAGGATCAGCACCTCCAGGCCGCGCAGCAGGTCCAGGGAGCTGTCGGGCAGGGTCTTGAGATCGGTCAGATAGGCCACATCGTTGAGGCGATAGGCGAAAATGGGCAGCTTGCCGTGCATGACCGGGACCGGGATGACCCGCAGTGCGTCCCAGGCAAGGGGCCCGTCGAGGACGTGGCCGGACAGGGAGGGCTTGCTCCAGCTTGGATCCGGCGGGGTGAAGCAGTAGGAGAAGCGTTCCTGCACGTTGGCCATGGTGTAGCGATCGCCGTAGCACGGGATGACCTGCCGCTGCAGGTAGTTGAAGCTGCGCAGGTCGTCGATGCCGTTGACGTGATCGGCGTGCATGTGGGTCAGCAGGACCGCATCCAGGTGCCGGATGTCCTCGCGCAGCATCTGGCTGCGCATGTCCGGGCCGGGATCGATCAGGATGTGCCGGCCGCCCGCGCGCACCAGGATGCTGGCGCGGCTGCGGCGGTTGCGCGGGTCCGTGCTGGTGCACACCGGGCAGTCGCAGCCGATGGCCGGCGTGCCCATGCTCGATCCGGTGCCCAAAAAGATGATGTCCACGATGTCCTCTTCCCGTCAGTCTGCCTGCTGGGTCGGGATTTTAAACAGTTCCAGGAAATTTTGCGTGGTCCGTTCCGCCACCTCTTCCACGGCAATGCCGCGCAGTTCGGCGATCTTGCGGGCCACTTCCAGCACGTAGGCGGGCTGATTGACCTTGCCCCGGTAGGGCACCGGCGCCAGGAACGGTGAATCGGTCTCGATCAGCATGCGCTCCAAGGGCACCCGCCGCGCCACCTCCTGCAGCTCCAAAGCATTCTTGAAAGTGACGATGCCCGAGAAGGAGATGTAAAAATCCATGTCCAGGGCCGCCTCGGCCACCGCCCAGCTCTCCGCGAAGCAGTGCATGACGCCGCCCGCCTGCCCGGCCTCCTCCTCGGCCATGACGGCCAGGGTGTCCGCCGCCGCGGCGCGGGTGTGGATGATGAGCGGCTTGCCGATCCGCCGTGCCGCGCGGATATGGGTGCGGAAACGCTGCTGCTGCCCCGCCGCCGCCTCGACCGGCGTGCGGTAGTAATCCAGCCCCGTTTCGCCGATGGCCACCACCTTGGGTCGTTGCGCCATGGCCACCAGCCGCTCCACGTCGGGTTCGGTGGCCGGATCGTGGGCCTCGTTCGGGTGCACGCCCACGGAGGCGTAGATGTGCAGATCATCGGCGGCCACCCGCAGCACCCGCTCCCAGTGCGCAACGTCCACGCTGACGTCCAGCAGGTAGCGCACGCCGACGGCGCGGGCCGCGGCGATGACGCCCGCGCGGCCCTCGGCATAGTCGTCGAAATCGATGTGACAGTGTGAATCAGCGAGAATCATGGACATTGGATGCGTGAGACGGGGCCCGGCCGCTGGCCGGGCCGTGGGCAATCTTAAAAGGTGCAGGTGAGGCGATCGGCGGTGGGCGCCGTCAGGAGCAGGTTCTGGATGCGGACCGTCAGGCTGCTCTGAT containing:
- a CDS encoding PAS domain-containing protein, which codes for MKVNLSVTRHEQSYPEHVQLISTTDLKGCITYANQDFIDVSGFSADELLHKSHNLVRHPDMPPEAFADLWDTLKRGQFWLGVRAQAQESVTHAAKASASLCRVWPGSTT
- a CDS encoding MBL fold metallo-hydrolase, with product MDIIFLGTGSSMGTPAIGCDCPVCTSTDPRNRRSRASILVRAGGRHILIDPGPDMRSQMLREDIRHLDAVLLTHMHADHVNGIDDLRSFNYLQRQVIPCYGDRYTMANVQERFSYCFTPPDPSWSKPSLSGHVLDGPLAWDALRVIPVPVMHGKLPIFAYRLNDVAYLTDLKTLPDSSLDLLRGLEVLILDCLRYREHPTHLNVEEALALAERIGAERTYFTHMTHEIDYDDLNSRLPSGVQLAYDGLRVQL
- a CDS encoding TatD family hydrolase, translating into MILADSHCHIDFDDYAEGRAGVIAAARAVGVRYLLDVSVDVAHWERVLRVAADDLHIYASVGVHPNEAHDPATEPDVERLVAMAQRPKVVAIGETGLDYYRTPVEAAAGQQQRFRTHIRAARRIGKPLIIHTRAAAADTLAVMAEEEAGQAGGVMHCFAESWAVAEAALDMDFYISFSGIVTFKNALELQEVARRVPLERMLIETDSPFLAPVPYRGKVNQPAYVLEVARKIAELRGIAVEEVAERTTQNFLELFKIPTQQAD